TCGGAAGCACGCCGACGGGTCCCTCACCTGTTTTGCCTGCGGCCATCGCTGCCTGATCCGGCCAGGCCGTGCCGGAATCTGCCAGGTTCGCAGCAACGAGGGCGGTGTCCTGATCGTCCCCCACGGTTACGTGGGGGCCCTGCAGGTCGATCCGATCGAGAAGAAGCCTTTCTTCCACGCCCTTCCCGGACGGAGTGCCCTCTCCTTCGGCATGCTGGGGTGCGACTACCATTGCGGCTACTGCCAGAACTGGTTCACCTCCCAGAGCATTCGGGATCCCAAGGCGGCGGGTCGGCCGCAGCCCGTAAGCGCTCGGGAGATCGTGGAGCGCGCGATGCGCGCCGGGGCGCCGGTGGTGGCGTCGACCTACAACGAGCCGCTGATCACCAGCGAATGGGCGGTGGAGGTGTTCCGCGAGGGTCGCGAGGCAGGGTTGGTGGGAGCTTACATCTCCAACGGCAACGGGACCGAGGAGGTCCTGACCTACCTGCGCCCGTGGGTCGATCTCTACAAGGTGGATCTGAAGTCGTTTCGCGAGGCAAGCTACCGCGCTCTCGGGGGCCAGCTCAAGGTGGTGCTGGAGACGATTGGGCGGTTGAAGGGGATGGGGTTCTGGGTCGAGATCGTTACGCTGGTGATCCCCGGATGGAACGATTCTAGCCAGGAGCTGAGGGACATCGCACGATTTCTCGCCTCGGTCTCCCCGGAAATCCCGTGGCACGTGACCGCCTTCCACAAGGACTACAAGATGACCGATCCCGACGACACGCCCGTGGACTCGCTGCTGCGGGCCGTGGACATCGGGCGCGAGGCCGGATTGCAGTTCGTCTATGCCGGAAACCTTCCGGGGCGCGTCGGCGACTGGGAGAATACCCGCTGCCCCGGCTGCGGCGAGCTTCTCATCGAACGCCTCGGTTATCGCATCCTGGCCAACCGCCTGCTATCGGGCTCCTGTCCCGCCTGCCGCCGCCCGGTCCCGGGAGTGTGGAAGAATCCGGCTCTCCCGGAATGATCACGGTCCTCGATATCCTGCCCTGCCTGCGGCCCGCGGTCGCCGTCCTTCGCCCCCAGGAGGACGGACCTGAGATCCGGCCGCATCGAAGCCGCTTCGAGAAGCGGGACCGGCCTTTCCCGAGGGAGGTGCCCCGAAGTCCGAAGAGCAGCGTGCCTACTTGAGCGTGGGTTTTTGCAAGCATGGCCATCCTCCGGCTGGG
This portion of the Candidatus Polarisedimenticolia bacterium genome encodes:
- the amrS gene encoding AmmeMemoRadiSam system radical SAM enzyme — protein: MPRNLVLADALSRLTREGELYRKHADGSLTCFACGHRCLIRPGRAGICQVRSNEGGVLIVPHGYVGALQVDPIEKKPFFHALPGRSALSFGMLGCDYHCGYCQNWFTSQSIRDPKAAGRPQPVSAREIVERAMRAGAPVVASTYNEPLITSEWAVEVFREGREAGLVGAYISNGNGTEEVLTYLRPWVDLYKVDLKSFREASYRALGGQLKVVLETIGRLKGMGFWVEIVTLVIPGWNDSSQELRDIARFLASVSPEIPWHVTAFHKDYKMTDPDDTPVDSLLRAVDIGREAGLQFVYAGNLPGRVGDWENTRCPGCGELLIERLGYRILANRLLSGSCPACRRPVPGVWKNPALPE